From Salinirubrum litoreum, one genomic window encodes:
- a CDS encoding b(o/a)3-type cytochrome-c oxidase subunit 1 produces the protein MATTEPTFADRFPDTAAVVRACLYVSFISLGIGALAGLVQALHRTNVLRVISSVDYYTVLTVHGVLLAIVFTIYFLCGIFAWATARSFDRPPESIRFTWTWFGLMTLGTVLASAAILGGFVPSLGVSADVLFTFYAPLQAHPLFYIGLALFVVGTWLAGVDWFWTWRAWAGENPDERIPLQGFMVLTTMLMWYIATIGIAVSVVFFLIPWSLGLIDSVNPLLTRTLFWFFGHPIVYFWLMPAYLLWYTVLPKLSGGRLFSDPLARVVFVLFLLLSTPVGIHHQYVDPGIAEGFKFIAMTNTMFLLLPSLLTAFTVVASMEYGARQRGGEGYFGWLSALPWRNPAFTGMALAGLMFAAGGFSGMINAGMNINYLVHNTLWVPGHFHMTVGTAVALTFMAASYWLVPQISNKRLYSRPIGLAQVALWFVGMTFMSNAMHRGGLLGIPRRTAEPQYTNFDFVTAIGSVAEIRVQIALGGVLLFVSTVLFLVNMHITVASSRADSIRQSGTLPTPLSTAADSPRVLDNLKMWTGIALVLVALAYALPLYSIVQQQGLFGNGVGTYPVVIELLRGHLPVGLVEFLRHLPTTAVDATVGLLEVVR, from the coding sequence ATGGCGACGACAGAACCGACGTTCGCCGACCGGTTCCCGGACACGGCTGCGGTCGTCAGGGCGTGTCTGTACGTCTCGTTCATCTCGCTCGGCATCGGTGCGCTCGCGGGACTCGTCCAGGCGCTCCACCGGACGAACGTCCTCCGGGTGATCAGTTCCGTGGACTACTACACGGTCCTGACCGTCCACGGGGTCCTGCTCGCCATCGTGTTCACCATCTACTTCCTCTGTGGCATCTTCGCGTGGGCGACCGCCCGGAGCTTCGACCGGCCACCCGAGAGCATCCGGTTCACGTGGACGTGGTTCGGACTGATGACGCTCGGCACCGTCCTGGCGTCCGCCGCCATCCTCGGCGGCTTCGTGCCGAGTCTCGGTGTCAGCGCAGACGTGCTGTTCACCTTCTACGCGCCGCTGCAGGCACACCCGCTGTTCTACATCGGACTGGCGCTGTTCGTCGTCGGGACGTGGCTCGCGGGCGTCGACTGGTTCTGGACGTGGCGCGCCTGGGCCGGTGAGAACCCGGACGAGCGCATCCCGCTGCAGGGGTTCATGGTACTGACGACGATGCTGATGTGGTACATCGCCACCATCGGCATCGCCGTCTCCGTCGTCTTCTTCCTCATCCCGTGGTCGCTGGGCCTCATCGACAGCGTCAACCCACTGCTCACGCGGACGCTGTTCTGGTTCTTCGGCCACCCGATCGTCTACTTCTGGCTGATGCCGGCGTACCTGTTGTGGTACACGGTCCTGCCGAAGCTCTCCGGCGGACGCCTGTTCTCCGACCCGCTCGCGCGTGTCGTGTTCGTCCTCTTTCTCCTCCTGTCGACGCCGGTCGGCATCCACCACCAGTACGTGGACCCAGGTATCGCAGAGGGGTTCAAGTTCATCGCCATGACGAACACGATGTTCCTGCTGCTGCCGAGTCTGCTCACCGCGTTCACGGTCGTCGCCTCGATGGAGTACGGCGCGCGCCAGCGCGGCGGTGAGGGCTACTTCGGGTGGCTCTCTGCGCTCCCGTGGCGGAATCCGGCGTTCACCGGGATGGCTCTCGCGGGGCTGATGTTCGCGGCCGGCGGCTTCTCCGGGATGATCAACGCCGGGATGAACATCAACTACCTCGTCCACAACACGCTGTGGGTGCCGGGCCACTTCCACATGACCGTCGGCACCGCGGTCGCACTGACGTTCATGGCCGCCTCCTACTGGCTCGTCCCGCAGATATCGAACAAGCGGCTCTACAGCCGGCCCATCGGACTGGCGCAGGTCGCGCTCTGGTTCGTCGGCATGACGTTCATGTCGAACGCCATGCACCGTGGTGGCCTCCTCGGCATCCCGCGCCGGACCGCAGAACCGCAGTACACCAACTTCGACTTCGTGACGGCCATCGGCAGTGTCGCCGAGATCCGGGTCCAGATCGCGCTCGGCGGCGTCCTGCTGTTCGTCTCGACCGTGCTGTTCCTCGTGAACATGCACATCACCGTCGCCTCCTCGCGGGCCGACTCGATCCGGCAGTCCGGCACGCTTCCGACGCCGCTCTCGACGGCGGCCGACTCGCCGCGCGTGCTCGACAACCTCAAGATGTGGACCGGCATCGCGCTGGTGCTCGTCGCGCTGGCGTACGCGCTCCCGCTGTACTCCATCGTCCAGCAGCAGGGGCTGTTCGGCAACGGCGTCGGCACCTACCCGGTCGTCATCGAACTCCTGCGCGGCCACCTGCCGGTCGGCCTCGTGGAGTTCCTCCGGCACCTGCCGACGACCGCCGTGGACGCGACGGTCGGCCTCCTGGAGGTGGTCCGATGA
- a CDS encoding DUF7546 family protein produces the protein MSTRLAAVTRPFRATGLPPRRLAVALAGLVGVEALLLLAWLWVSPGDVTAPRYLLYPFVWIDASLLAAALVLGDARGRQESAGGRPGAVAVLVGVGYAVLLLWAGGLIGRGGGSGALTLLTAPPGWGPIILYDGAVRLAVVPFKLIGYLVLAWLVALVVGAAGRPLVSGALGLVTCVGCTGPLILALVAALGGGSVTAYAAVSDLSYDLSTVVFLVSLVGVTWSVLRSRH, from the coding sequence ATGTCGACCCGCCTCGCCGCCGTGACGCGGCCGTTCCGTGCGACCGGGCTGCCGCCCCGCCGACTCGCCGTCGCGCTCGCGGGGCTGGTCGGCGTCGAGGCACTCCTCCTGCTCGCGTGGCTGTGGGTCTCTCCCGGCGACGTGACCGCACCACGGTACCTGCTGTACCCGTTCGTCTGGATCGACGCGAGCCTCCTGGCCGCCGCGCTGGTGCTCGGCGACGCGCGTGGTCGACAGGAGTCGGCGGGCGGTCGTCCGGGGGCGGTGGCTGTGCTCGTCGGTGTCGGCTACGCCGTCCTGTTGCTGTGGGCCGGCGGACTGATCGGACGAGGCGGTGGGTCGGGGGCGCTGACCCTCCTCACGGCACCGCCGGGGTGGGGCCCCATCATCCTGTACGACGGGGCGGTCCGACTCGCCGTCGTCCCGTTCAAACTGATCGGCTACCTCGTCTTGGCGTGGCTCGTCGCGCTCGTCGTGGGTGCTGCGGGCCGGCCACTCGTCTCGGGTGCGCTCGGGCTGGTGACCTGCGTGGGCTGTACCGGCCCCCTGATCCTCGCGCTCGTCGCGGCGCTCGGGGGCGGGTCGGTGACGGCGTACGCTGCGGTCTCAGACCTCTCGTACGACCTCTCGACGGTGGTCTTCCTGGTGAGCCTCGTCGGCGTGACGTGGAGCGTCCTGCGGAGTCGCCACTGA
- a CDS encoding YgaP family membrane protein — MEKNVGQVDSIARVGLGAILGIVSLLVLAGTVGGPAILSPILGIVAVILLVTGLTGTCGLYSVLGIRTN; from the coding sequence ATGGAGAAGAACGTCGGACAGGTGGACAGTATCGCGCGCGTCGGACTCGGAGCGATCCTCGGGATCGTTTCGCTGCTCGTCCTCGCCGGGACGGTCGGCGGCCCGGCGATCCTCTCGCCGATCCTCGGCATCGTCGCGGTGATCCTGCTGGTGACGGGCCTCACCGGAACCTGTGGGCTCTACTCGGTGCTCGGCATCCGGACGAACTGA
- a CDS encoding ZIP family metal transporter, translated as MVADQFTSLFGTDPVIHGLIGGLVIAGLNLLGASLVFLWRDPSQRAMDGALGFAAGVMLAAAFTSLIIPGVETYSNGNPLPVLAGIALGALFLDRSDAIVPHAHYLVTGRRRSDAANPSDELPVSDEKLAGVVLFVLAITLHNMPEGLAVGVGFGSGDLSTAIPLMLAIGIQNIPEGLAVSVAAINAGLDRRFYAVFAGVRSGVVEIPLAVLGAYAVQTVSTLLPYAMGFAAGAMLFVISDEIVPETHVHGHERIATLGTMLGVVVMLYLDISLG; from the coding sequence GTGGTAGCCGATCAGTTCACGAGTCTGTTCGGGACCGACCCGGTGATCCACGGCTTGATCGGGGGACTCGTCATCGCGGGGCTGAATCTGCTCGGCGCGTCACTCGTCTTTCTGTGGCGAGACCCGTCACAGCGGGCGATGGACGGCGCACTGGGCTTCGCAGCCGGGGTGATGCTCGCGGCGGCGTTCACGAGTCTCATCATCCCCGGGGTCGAGACCTACTCGAACGGGAACCCGCTCCCGGTGCTGGCGGGCATCGCACTCGGGGCACTCTTTCTGGATCGGTCGGACGCGATCGTCCCGCACGCCCACTACCTCGTGACCGGGCGACGCCGGAGCGACGCCGCGAACCCGAGCGACGAACTCCCGGTCTCGGACGAGAAGTTGGCAGGAGTCGTGTTGTTCGTCCTCGCCATCACGCTCCACAACATGCCCGAGGGCCTCGCGGTCGGCGTCGGCTTCGGGTCGGGGGACCTCTCGACGGCGATCCCGCTGATGCTCGCCATCGGTATCCAGAACATCCCGGAGGGACTCGCGGTCTCCGTGGCGGCGATCAACGCCGGCCTCGACCGCCGGTTCTACGCCGTCTTCGCAGGGGTACGGTCGGGGGTAGTCGAGATTCCACTGGCGGTGCTCGGTGCCTACGCGGTCCAGACCGTCTCGACACTCCTCCCCTACGCGATGGGCTTTGCGGCCGGGGCGATGCTGTTCGTCATCTCCGACGAGATCGTGCCCGAGACCCACGTCCACGGCCACGAGCGGATCGCCACGCTGGGCACGATGCTCGGTGTCGTGGTCATGCTGTATCTGGACATCTCGCTCGGGTGA
- a CDS encoding alcohol dehydrogenase, which yields MRAMQVPAGGEPFEAVELPVPEPAGDEVRVAVEACGICHSDAYAREGTHPAASYPRVPGHEIAGRIDAVGDDVDLWEVGDRVGVGWHGGHCFTCDPCRRGDFQGCENSEITGLTFDGGYAEYATVPAEAVGRIPEELDAVDAAPLLCAGITTFNALRNADADPGDLVAVQGIGGLGHLGVQYAHAMGFETVALSRSPEKESLAHELGADHFVDTSETDAGEALQSLGGASLVLATAPAEDAIAEVVGGIGRNGSVVAVGVPGEPVPVEVGHLVGTRGSVAGWSSGHAKDWEDTLDFSALRDVTPTVETYPLAEAEEAYQRMLANEARFRIVLEP from the coding sequence ATGCGAGCGATGCAGGTGCCGGCCGGCGGCGAACCGTTCGAGGCGGTCGAACTACCGGTTCCGGAACCGGCCGGAGACGAGGTGCGTGTCGCGGTCGAGGCGTGCGGCATCTGTCACAGCGACGCCTACGCCCGCGAGGGGACCCACCCCGCGGCGAGCTACCCGCGCGTGCCGGGCCACGAGATCGCCGGGCGGATCGACGCCGTCGGTGATGACGTGGACCTGTGGGAGGTGGGCGACCGCGTCGGCGTCGGCTGGCACGGTGGCCACTGCTTCACCTGTGACCCCTGTCGCCGTGGCGACTTCCAGGGCTGTGAGAACAGCGAGATCACGGGCCTGACGTTCGACGGCGGGTACGCCGAGTACGCGACCGTCCCGGCGGAGGCGGTCGGCCGCATCCCCGAGGAACTCGACGCCGTCGACGCCGCACCCCTGCTGTGTGCCGGCATCACGACGTTCAACGCGCTCCGGAACGCCGACGCCGATCCCGGTGATCTCGTCGCGGTCCAGGGGATCGGTGGACTGGGCCACCTCGGCGTCCAGTACGCCCACGCGATGGGGTTCGAGACGGTCGCGCTCTCCCGGTCGCCGGAGAAGGAGTCGCTGGCCCACGAGTTGGGTGCCGACCACTTCGTCGACACGAGCGAGACCGACGCCGGGGAGGCGCTCCAGTCGCTGGGCGGGGCGTCGCTTGTCCTGGCCACTGCGCCTGCCGAGGACGCCATCGCCGAGGTCGTCGGCGGAATCGGGCGGAACGGGTCGGTCGTCGCGGTCGGCGTGCCGGGCGAACCGGTGCCGGTCGAGGTCGGACACCTCGTCGGCACTCGTGGGTCGGTCGCCGGCTGGAGTTCCGGTCACGCGAAAGACTGGGAGGACACGCTCGACTTCAGCGCGCTCCGCGACGTGACACCGACCGTCGAGACGTATCCGCTCGCCGAGGCCGAAGAGGCGTACCAACGGATGCTGGCCAACGAGGCACGGTTCCGGATCGTCCTCGAACCCTGA
- a CDS encoding multicopper oxidase family protein, with translation MSTDNTHAESQRQQTVPRRAVLKATAATGLFATVPWSARSVRAETTGPSESSLEVPAEFKWEDPLPRPGVFSPVSRQGGVERYDISMTQFTQAVLPTSMGLETKLWGYGGTYPASSIVARPGRPVAVTYRNQLPTSHLLSVDPRVHGAGEDAPEVRTAVHLHGGVTAPEFDGYPDAWVSPDGETDPDSPVGYEETMYYENEQEPTTLWYHDHAIGITRLNVYAGLAGFYLLREPVENSLPSGDYEIPILLQDRSFNPDGSLFYPDGSDDEFEAEFFGDVPVVNGKAYPYLAVEPRPYRFRILNGSNGRTFNLKLYNETDDSDTNVPLLEQIGVDLGFLDDVVTVGPGGMVPTLLLSGAERADVIVDFSGFEGQEFVLRNGAGIPYAGEEFTTPGEDPDIEVDMPEMLKIEVTKALSEADDSIPAAQFLEIIGRTIDRYDFHPPVTTKGEDRSFTLDSTTLEVAPGVDYDSHFLDLSLWSEEAAVVTPTLGTYEDWEFVNTTGDSHPIHLHLVDFEVVERRAFTWDDGTGDTYADDAQDYMDGVVATKPDIESYITRGGPNSISPNNRNKKDTVLVDPNEIVTVRVPFTGFAGRYVWHCHILEHEDQEMMLPYEVVAPTA, from the coding sequence ATGTCGACAGACAACACCCACGCGGAGTCGCAACGACAACAAACCGTTCCACGGCGGGCCGTGCTGAAAGCGACGGCCGCGACCGGACTGTTCGCAACCGTCCCGTGGAGTGCCCGCTCCGTGCGCGCAGAGACGACAGGTCCGTCAGAGTCGAGTCTCGAGGTCCCTGCTGAGTTCAAGTGGGAGGACCCGCTCCCACGACCGGGGGTCTTCAGTCCAGTCAGTCGACAGGGCGGTGTCGAACGGTACGACATCTCGATGACCCAGTTCACGCAGGCGGTGCTTCCGACGTCGATGGGACTCGAAACGAAGCTCTGGGGCTACGGCGGGACGTATCCCGCCTCGAGTATCGTGGCACGTCCCGGTCGACCGGTCGCGGTGACGTACCGGAACCAACTCCCGACCTCACACCTGCTGAGTGTCGACCCCCGGGTCCACGGTGCCGGCGAGGACGCCCCGGAGGTTCGAACCGCGGTACACCTCCACGGCGGGGTGACGGCCCCCGAGTTCGACGGCTACCCGGACGCGTGGGTCTCGCCGGACGGAGAGACGGACCCCGACAGTCCCGTCGGTTACGAGGAGACGATGTACTACGAGAACGAGCAGGAGCCGACGACGCTGTGGTACCACGACCACGCGATCGGCATCACGCGCCTGAACGTCTACGCCGGTCTCGCGGGGTTCTACCTGCTTCGTGAGCCAGTCGAGAACAGCCTGCCGTCGGGAGACTACGAGATTCCGATTCTCCTGCAGGACCGGTCGTTCAACCCGGACGGGTCGCTGTTCTACCCCGACGGGAGCGACGACGAGTTCGAGGCGGAGTTCTTCGGCGACGTGCCGGTCGTCAACGGCAAGGCGTACCCGTATCTGGCGGTGGAACCGCGTCCGTACCGCTTCCGCATCCTCAACGGCTCGAACGGGCGCACCTTCAACCTGAAACTCTACAACGAGACCGACGACTCGGACACGAACGTTCCGTTGCTCGAACAGATCGGCGTCGATCTCGGCTTCCTCGACGACGTCGTCACCGTCGGACCCGGTGGGATGGTGCCGACGTTGCTCCTCTCGGGTGCCGAGCGTGCCGACGTGATCGTCGACTTCAGCGGGTTCGAGGGGCAGGAGTTCGTTCTCCGCAACGGCGCAGGCATCCCGTATGCCGGCGAGGAGTTCACGACGCCCGGTGAGGACCCCGACATCGAGGTCGACATGCCGGAGATGCTGAAGATCGAGGTGACGAAGGCGCTCAGCGAGGCCGACGACAGCATCCCTGCCGCGCAGTTCCTCGAGATAATCGGTCGGACGATCGACCGGTACGACTTCCACCCCCCGGTGACCACCAAGGGAGAAGACAGGAGTTTCACCCTCGACAGCACCACGCTCGAAGTGGCACCCGGAGTCGACTACGACTCTCACTTCCTGGACCTCTCGCTGTGGAGTGAGGAGGCTGCGGTGGTGACACCCACGCTCGGCACGTACGAGGACTGGGAGTTCGTCAACACGACCGGCGATTCCCACCCGATCCACCTCCATCTCGTCGACTTCGAGGTCGTCGAGCGGCGGGCCTTCACGTGGGACGACGGTACCGGCGACACCTACGCGGACGACGCGCAAGACTACATGGACGGCGTGGTCGCGACCAAGCCCGACATCGAGAGCTACATCACGAGGGGTGGGCCGAATTCGATCAGCCCGAACAATCGGAACAAGAAGGACACCGTTCTGGTCGACCCCAACGAGATCGTGACAGTGAGGGTCCCCTTCACGGGATTCGCGGGGCGGTACGTCTGGCACTGCCACATCCTCGAACACGAGGACCAGGAGATGATGCTGCCCTACGAGGTGGTCGCCCCGACCGCGTGA
- a CDS encoding NAD(P)/FAD-dependent oxidoreductase translates to MPRIGVVGAGAGAAAVSYVVSGAVPDAELTVLEKSGGLCGRAATRRHEELTYDYGANYLKSDDDRVNELVGETLGTDGLVDVTEPIYTFDADGEVTPGRDADEHKWSFDAGLTQIAKRLFAETDATIHRRTRVETIRRDDASEEWSLVDTDGETYGPFDVLVLNPPAPQTADLLRNAEWTGETRDALLSAVADVTYDPNYSAVLHYTDFELDVPYYALVNTDKDHDVGWIAREECKAGHVPEGETLLIVQASPAWADAHYDDPPAENVAALARQTADIVGDDRLADPDWTDHQGWRYALPQRGVAGGPVDSARDADLYCVGDWVAGEGRLHAALRNGLDVGERLVYAL, encoded by the coding sequence ATGCCACGGATCGGAGTCGTCGGTGCCGGCGCGGGTGCTGCTGCAGTCAGTTACGTCGTCAGCGGCGCGGTGCCGGACGCGGAACTGACGGTGTTAGAGAAGTCCGGCGGTCTCTGCGGCCGGGCCGCCACCCGGAGACACGAGGAGTTGACGTACGACTACGGGGCGAACTATCTCAAGTCGGACGACGACCGCGTGAACGAGTTGGTCGGCGAGACGCTCGGGACCGACGGACTCGTCGACGTGACCGAGCCGATCTACACCTTCGACGCCGACGGCGAGGTCACACCCGGCCGAGACGCCGACGAACACAAGTGGAGTTTCGACGCCGGCCTCACGCAGATCGCCAAGCGACTGTTCGCCGAGACCGACGCGACCATCCACCGCCGAACCCGCGTCGAGACGATCCGACGCGACGACGCAAGCGAGGAGTGGTCGTTGGTCGACACCGACGGCGAGACGTACGGTCCCTTCGACGTGCTCGTTCTCAACCCGCCGGCACCGCAGACTGCCGATCTCCTGCGTAATGCCGAGTGGACCGGCGAGACGCGTGACGCCCTGCTGTCGGCAGTCGCGGACGTGACCTACGACCCGAACTACAGTGCCGTCCTCCACTACACGGACTTCGAACTCGACGTGCCGTACTACGCGCTGGTGAACACGGACAAGGACCACGACGTGGGCTGGATCGCCCGCGAGGAGTGCAAGGCCGGTCACGTTCCCGAGGGCGAGACCCTGCTGATCGTGCAAGCCAGCCCCGCGTGGGCCGACGCGCACTACGACGACCCGCCGGCCGAGAACGTCGCCGCACTCGCCCGCCAGACTGCCGACATCGTCGGCGACGACCGCCTCGCCGATCCCGACTGGACCGACCACCAGGGGTGGCGCTACGCGCTTCCACAGCGGGGTGTGGCTGGCGGTCCGGTCGACTCGGCGCGCGACGCCGACCTGTACTGCGTCGGTGACTGGGTGGCCGGTGAGGGCCGACTCCACGCCGCCTTGCGAAACGGGTTGGACGTCGGCGAGCGACTCGTCTACGCCCTGTAG
- a CDS encoding CPBP family intramembrane glutamic endopeptidase, giving the protein MTYSTTDDADSADDPDGLEPADDADDAGPRYSNPPRAVGVALLVATVAVGVAVLVGRALELFLGAVGPVPAPILVEHVLDTALVNAGVFGGVAAAYLRVRRRAGGGALLRVRRPTRRDLRLAVQGFFAVLAAGAVLHLVVGALGLPTGENTLTSRAAADPRLFVVAAVTSLLFVGPGEELLFRGVVQGRLREAFGPVAAITLGGVVFAVPHLVAAYTGPGSLVSIGVVFGVSLALGTLYEVSDTLVVPVVAHGLYNVAILAIVAVGAG; this is encoded by the coding sequence GTGACGTACTCGACGACAGACGACGCGGATAGCGCAGACGACCCCGACGGACTTGAGCCTGCGGACGACGCGGACGACGCAGGACCGCGGTATTCGAATCCCCCGCGAGCCGTCGGTGTCGCTCTCCTCGTGGCGACCGTCGCGGTCGGCGTGGCGGTCCTCGTCGGTCGCGCTCTCGAACTGTTCCTCGGCGCGGTCGGTCCGGTGCCTGCGCCGATTCTTGTCGAACACGTCCTCGACACGGCGCTCGTCAACGCCGGGGTATTCGGGGGTGTCGCGGCGGCGTACCTCCGGGTCCGCCGACGCGCCGGCGGCGGGGCGCTCCTCCGCGTTCGGCGACCGACGCGACGTGACCTCAGGCTCGCAGTACAGGGTTTCTTCGCGGTCCTCGCCGCCGGTGCGGTGCTCCACCTCGTCGTCGGCGCACTCGGGCTACCGACCGGCGAGAACACCCTGACCAGCCGAGCAGCAGCGGACCCCCGTCTGTTCGTCGTCGCAGCCGTGACGAGTCTCCTGTTCGTCGGCCCCGGGGAGGAACTGCTGTTTCGCGGCGTCGTGCAGGGCCGACTCCGCGAGGCGTTCGGGCCGGTCGCGGCGATCACCCTCGGCGGTGTCGTCTTCGCGGTCCCGCACCTCGTCGCGGCCTACACCGGTCCGGGGTCGCTGGTCTCCATCGGCGTCGTCTTCGGCGTCTCGCTGGCGCTCGGGACGCTCTACGAGGTCAGCGACACGCTGGTCGTCCCGGTTGTCGCCCACGGCCTCTACAACGTCGCCATCCTCGCCATCGTGGCGGTCGGGGCCGGATGA
- a CDS encoding ABC transporter permease, with protein sequence MGDTTHSDVDSPRTDGGSAGTLSDSPLHPPPAHRERSVDATAQITSVPWLQQVRAFAVRTLRALVRNRPALIWGLAAPVFFFLVFGVLLGSGGVQRGANAVVFGVFGAFSVSLVVFATALSADLQARRYRKLRSLPVSPSADLFGRFLGGLALSTVSFCLVLGVGVLSGGTLAVRSALAVPVVLGSLVLFCLLAMGTAVVVASVLDDGEYVVGVTNMLTLALFFLTGYNGLLPAVAPGPLGSLVNALPNSLATRLAVVHLVPVAPSGTPLTPPALPSGWQPLALLVIYAVVGTVVGSWAMRRRIYENEGGE encoded by the coding sequence ATGGGAGACACGACACACTCAGACGTCGACTCGCCCCGCACCGACGGTGGTTCCGCCGGCACACTCTCGGATTCGCCGCTGCACCCACCGCCCGCTCACCGCGAGAGAAGCGTCGACGCGACCGCACAGATCACGAGCGTCCCGTGGCTCCAGCAGGTCCGGGCCTTCGCGGTCCGGACGCTCAGGGCGTTGGTCCGAAATCGACCCGCGCTGATCTGGGGGCTGGCCGCGCCGGTGTTCTTCTTTCTCGTCTTCGGCGTCCTCCTCGGCTCTGGGGGTGTCCAGCGCGGCGCGAACGCGGTCGTCTTCGGCGTCTTCGGTGCCTTCAGCGTCTCGCTGGTCGTCTTCGCCACCGCGCTGAGCGCCGACCTGCAGGCCAGACGGTACCGGAAACTCCGGTCGTTGCCCGTCTCGCCGTCTGCTGACCTGTTCGGGCGCTTCCTCGGCGGACTGGCGCTCTCGACGGTCTCGTTCTGTCTCGTCCTCGGTGTCGGTGTTCTGTCGGGCGGTACGCTCGCGGTCCGGTCGGCCCTCGCGGTGCCGGTCGTCCTCGGGTCGCTCGTCCTGTTCTGCCTGCTGGCGATGGGGACTGCGGTCGTCGTCGCCTCGGTACTCGACGACGGGGAGTACGTCGTCGGCGTCACGAACATGCTGACGCTGGCACTGTTCTTCCTGACGGGCTACAACGGGTTGCTCCCGGCGGTCGCCCCCGGACCGCTCGGGTCGCTGGTGAACGCCCTGCCGAACTCGCTGGCGACCAGACTCGCGGTCGTCCACCTCGTCCCGGTCGCTCCATCCGGCACGCCGCTCACGCCACCAGCGCTCCCGTCCGGGTGGCAACCCCTCGCGCTGCTCGTGATCTACGCCGTCGTCGGCACGGTCGTCGGGTCGTGGGCGATGCGCCGCCGTATCTACGAGAACGAAGGGGGTGAGTGA
- a CDS encoding ABC transporter ATP-binding protein yields MSDVPIDTSASTDAISTDTGEEPPADADDGEDGGDGGDAIDPVPDAAIHDSAPAVRVRGLTKRFGDDPPVLADFDLTLNAGETTVLMGPNGTGKTVLLACLTGGLRPTAGTVEVFGHSPEAVRSDLVFALQDGFAVDDLSGRENAEFYTALHPAATDRWETVADRLRLDGLDRRVADYSGGMVRKLELALTLSVDVPLYVLDEPTAELDPTAVERFHAMLDDLADAGRTVVMSSHSPRDLRAANRLVVVADSGVVADGHPDDLREAVPPVVVLDRADTDLGGHLRGPRLFDTDTGFRGFLSAEADPSVVDTRPEVVRVERPTPPDVFNYYVHLRG; encoded by the coding sequence GTGAGTGACGTGCCGATCGACACCTCGGCGTCGACCGACGCGATATCGACCGACACCGGCGAGGAGCCGCCAGCAGACGCTGACGACGGCGAAGACGGCGGAGACGGCGGTGACGCCATCGACCCGGTCCCGGACGCCGCCATCCACGACTCGGCCCCGGCCGTGCGGGTTCGCGGTCTCACGAAGCGATTCGGCGACGACCCACCGGTGCTCGCCGACTTCGACCTGACACTGAACGCCGGCGAGACGACGGTGCTGATGGGTCCGAACGGGACCGGCAAGACCGTCTTGTTGGCTTGTTTGACGGGGGGTCTCAGGCCGACTGCCGGGACGGTCGAGGTGTTCGGCCACTCCCCCGAAGCCGTCCGCTCCGACCTCGTGTTCGCGCTCCAGGACGGATTCGCGGTGGACGACCTCTCGGGGCGGGAGAACGCCGAGTTCTACACGGCGCTCCACCCCGCCGCCACGGATCGCTGGGAGACGGTGGCCGACAGACTCCGACTCGACGGACTGGACCGCCGGGTGGCCGACTACTCCGGCGGGATGGTCCGAAAACTCGAACTCGCACTCACGCTGTCGGTAGACGTCCCGCTGTACGTCCTCGACGAACCGACCGCCGAACTCGACCCGACTGCGGTCGAACGATTTCACGCGATGCTCGATGACCTCGCGGACGCCGGCCGGACCGTCGTCATGTCCAGCCACTCGCCGCGAGACCTCCGGGCCGCCAACAGACTCGTCGTCGTCGCCGACTCGGGCGTGGTCGCGGACGGCCACCCCGACGACCTGCGTGAGGCGGTCCCGCCGGTCGTGGTTCTGGACCGCGCCGATACCGACCTGGGCGGCCACCTCCGGGGGCCTCGGCTGTTCGACACGGACACCGGCTTTCGGGGCTTTCTTTCCGCCGAGGCCGACCCCTCGGTCGTGGACACTCGGCCCGAGGTCGTCCGCGTCGAGCGACCGACGCCGCCGGACGTGTTCAACTACTACGTCCACCTACGGGGGTGA